In Pseudomonas sp. HR96, the DNA window CTACCGGGTCGGCAACGCTCCGGTCGATTATCCGCAACTCTGGGACATCTGGACCTTCGACTGGGTGCAATGGAACGGTTCGGCGCAGCAGCCGATGGCGCGTAACGTCGGCGAATCGCTGGGCGTCGGCGCCACCCTGACCTTCTTCGACGAGCACGGCCAACCGCTGCAGGGCGCCGATCGCTACCCGTCCAGCGTGCGCGTGCGCGACCTGCACCTGATCGAGCAAACGCTGCAACGGTTGCAACCGCCGACCTGGCCGCAGGAACTGTTTGGCAAGGTCGACCTGGCGCGGGCTGCCCAAGGCCGCGCGCTGTTCCAGGAGAACTGCGCCGGTTGCCACGTACCCACTGTCGACCACGGCAGCGGCCACCCGGTGGCGCAGTTGCACATGTTGCCCACCGAGGTGATCGGCACCGACCCGACCTCGGCCGACAACATCGCCGACCAGACCTTCGACGTCAGTGCCTTGCGGTGGGATCCGGCCGAGCTCAAGCAGCGCAAGGACGTGCAGTTCGTACCGGCGCTGCAGAATCTCGATCTGACCCGCGTCTCGGTGGCCACAGGGCTGGCCTACGTGACTGCCTTCGTCGAGGACCGCGCCTACCGCGAAGCCGGCGTCGGCCCTGCCGAGCGCGCCGACATGGACGGCTTCGGGCTGCCCATCGGCGTGCGCCAATGGCGCGCCTACAAGGCTCGGCCGCTGGCCGGGGTCTGGGCCACGCCGCCCTTCCTGCACAACGGCTCGGTGCCGACTATCTACCAGTTGCTGTCGCCACAGGACGAGCGCGCCAGCACCTTCTACCGCGGCAGCTTCGAATACGACCCGCAACACCTGGGCTACCAGACTGCCGCATTCAAGGGCGCGTTCCTGTACGACACGCGCATCACCGGCAACCACAACAGCGGCCACGAGTTTCGCGACGGCCCCCGCGAGCGCGGGGTCATCGGCCGATTGCTGCAACCCGAAGAACGCTGGGCGCTGCTGGAGTACCTGAAAGTACTGGGCGGCCCCCTTGAAACCCAATTGGCGCCAACCACCGCTGCGAGCATTCAGCCATGATCGAACGTCGTCTGTTCAACCGCCGCCAGCCTGACCGGTTCGAGCGCCTGTGGCTGGGCCTGGGCCACCTGCTGCTGAGAACCATCGCCATCGTCGCCCTGCTGGCGGGCCTGAGCTGGCTGGCCATGACCGCCTGGTACGCCCACAAGTTTTCCGGGCCGGTGGCCGCCGAGGAGGTGATCCCGGCCGGTGAAGCGGGCATGACCCAGGACATCATCCAGACCGCCATCCGCGTGGTCGACCAGCACCGCGAGCAGACCCGCTACCTGCGCGACGCCCACGCCAAGGCCCA includes these proteins:
- a CDS encoding di-heme-cytochrome C peroxidase, translating into MRLITCALSLLGIAAVAAPAVLLYNVAHPNLPDFTAPTSVQYLDQWSEADRQTYYFTPQGTEVKGLHYDWFIALELPFSQERFAAPAHMARFGFLLDPAQHATAANPGNLPVGFTRHTDPAPAGSPAISYLDITCAACHTGELRLGGKAVRIDGGSAQHVLPSSVPTWRGGSFGQALVSSMAATYYLPWKFNRFAHRVLGDQYEQQRDALRLAFKASLDTFARTAWNDWHRGLYPTEEGPGRTDAFGRIANATFGDAISPSNYRVGNAPVDYPQLWDIWTFDWVQWNGSAQQPMARNVGESLGVGATLTFFDEHGQPLQGADRYPSSVRVRDLHLIEQTLQRLQPPTWPQELFGKVDLARAAQGRALFQENCAGCHVPTVDHGSGHPVAQLHMLPTEVIGTDPTSADNIADQTFDVSALRWDPAELKQRKDVQFVPALQNLDLTRVSVATGLAYVTAFVEDRAYREAGVGPAERADMDGFGLPIGVRQWRAYKARPLAGVWATPPFLHNGSVPTIYQLLSPQDERASTFYRGSFEYDPQHLGYQTAAFKGAFLYDTRITGNHNSGHEFRDGPRERGVIGRLLQPEERWALLEYLKVLGGPLETQLAPTTAASIQP